CGGCAAGCCCGCCGCCGGCGCGGTCGGGGCCCAGCCGGAGTGGTTCTACAAGGGCGACGGCTCGCACGTGGTCGGTCCCGGCGCGCCCCTCGCCTCGCCTGCCTTCGCCCAGGACGGCGGCGAGGAGCCCGAGATCGCCGGCGTCTACCTGATCGGTCCGGACGGGACGCCGTATCGCCTGGGCTTCTGCCTGGCCAACGAGTTCTCCGACCACGTCATCGAGCGCGGCAACTATCTGTGGCTGGCCCACTCCAAGCTGCGCCAGGCGGCCCTCGGCCCCGAACTGCTGACCGGCGAACTGCCGGCCGACGTGCGCGGCGCCAGCAGGATCCTGCGGGGCGGCCAGGTGGTCTGGGAAAAGCCGTTCCTCTCGGGCGAGGCCAACATGTCCCACACGATCGCCAACCTCGAGCATCACCACTTCAAGTACGACCTGTTCCGCAAGCCGGGCGACGTGCACGTGCACTTCTTCGGCACGGCCACCCTGTCGTTCTCGGATGGCTTCCAGACAAAGGTCGGCGACGTGTTCGAGATCGGCGCCGCGCCGTTCCTCTACCCCGCCCGCAACGCCCTGGCCCAAGCGCCGGACAAGCCGGTGGCGGTGCGCAGCCTGTAGGACGGCTTCGGATTGCACCGCGACGATTTGTCGGACTATACGAACAGACAGACGGCCGACAGAGCCGCGACATCGGACAGACGAGGAAACCTCATGAAGCTTCTGCCCCGCGCCCTGCTGGCCGCCGTCGTCGCCACGCTCCCCGCCATGGCCCTGCCCACAAGCGTTTGGGCCGCCGACTACGCCCGCGCCCCGTTCGGCAAGACGCCGGACGGCGTGGCGGTGGAAGCCGTCACCCTGACCAACGCCAAGGGCGTCAGCGCCACGGTGATCACCTACGGCGCCACCCTGCAGTCGCTGATCGCGCCCGGCCGCGACGGAACCAAGGCCGACATCGCCCTGGGCTTCAAGGACGCCCAGGCCTACGCCAAGAACGCCAGCTATTTCGGGGCCTCGGTCGGTCGCTTCGCCAACCGCATCGGCAAGGGCCGCTTCACCCTGGACGGCAAGACCTACCAGTTGGCGCTCAACAACAACGGCGTCGCGGCCCTGCACGGCGGGGCCAAGGGCTTCGACAAGCGGGTCTGGGCGATCACCGACATCAAGCGCGGCCCGGTCGCCTCGGTCACCTTCACCCACGTCAGCCCCGACGGCGAGGAAGGCTATCCCGGGACCCTGACCGCCACGGCGACCTATGCTCTCGACGAGCAGAACAATCTGACAATCCGATACGGCGCGACCACCGACAAGCCGACCATCGTCAACCTGACCAATCACGCCCTGTTCAACTTGGCCGGCGAGGGCTCGCCCGACGGGGCGATGGGCAATGTCCTGACCCTGGCGGCCGACGGCTACACCCCGGTCGACGCCGAACTGATCCCGACCGGCGAGGTCACGCCCGTGACTGGCACCCCGTTCGACTTTCGCACGCCGCACGTGGTCGGAGAGCGGGTTCGCGACGCCCGCGATCCCCAGATCGTCGTCGGCCGGGGCTACGACCACAACATGGTGCTGACCGGCAAGGCCGGCGGCGCCCCACGCCTGGCCGCTCGCCTGGCCGATCCCAAGAGCGGCCGGGTGCTGGAGATCCTCAGCGACCAGCCGGGCATCCAGCTCTACACCGGCAACTTCATCGACGGCACGCTGGTGGGCAAGAGCGGCCGGATATACCGCCAGGGCGACGGCGTCGCGCTGGAGCCCCAGCATTTCCCCGACGCCCCCAACAAGCCGGCCTTCGCCCCGGTGCGGCTGGATCCTGGCCAGAGCTACAGCAACACCATGGTGTTCAGGCTGACCACGGACGGCAAGCGCGATTAGGCCCTTTCCTGCACCAGTGAAGCGCTCGCCTGGCGGATAATCCTGGCGGCGCGTTCGGCCTATCCGTGAGTTGCGGCGAACCGTCCGTCGCGCCACGGAGCGCCGAGCATGCAAGTCCTCTATTCCACCCAGGCCACCGCCCTCGGCGGACGGGCCGGATGGGCGGCCAGCGTCGACGGGGCGCTGAAGGTCAGGCTGGCCAGGCCCCGGGCCCTGGGCGGAGCAGGCGACGCCGGCGCCACGCCCGAGCACCTGTTCGCCGCCGGCTATGCCGCGTCCTTCCTGGAAGCCCTGCGCGCCGCCGCGGCCGAGACCGACGCGGTGATCGTCGAGGACGCCAATGTCACGGTCACCGTCGGCGTCGGCCGCCCCGAGGGCGAAGACGGCCTGGCGCTGGACGTGTCACTGTCGCTGGACCTGCCCGACCTCGACCGCGAGACCGCCCAGGCCCTGTCCAGCCGCGCCCACGCCCTGTGCCCCTATTCCCGCCTCCTGCGCGAGCGGCTGGAGCCTCGCACCGCGATCACCTGAACCTCTTTCAGGACGCCGCCCTTGAGCTTGGCCCCGCAACAGTCTTCGATGAGCCGACTCACGGGGCTCAAGGAACGACCATGCCGCATCTGCCGGATTTCGAGGCCTGGGCGATCTTCGCCAAGGTCGCCGAGAAGGGTTCGTTCTCGCTGGCGGCCGAAGAGCTGGGCCTGGCCAAGACCACCGTCTCCAAGGCCGTCACCCGGCTGGAGGAGCGGATGCGCACCACCCTGCTGCACCGCACGACCCGCAAGCTGTCGCTGACCGAAAGCGGCCGATCCAGCCTGGAGCGCGCCCTGCGCATCCTCAACGACGGCGAGGCCATCGAGGCCGAGATCCTGGAAGAGGCGGCGATCCCGCGCGGCCTGGTGCGCCTGGCCTCGACCGCCGCGTTCGGCGTCCAGACCCTGGCGCCGCTGCTGCCGGAATTCCTCAAGCGCTATCCGGAGGTCGAGCTGGACTTCCACATCAGCGACGACAAGCTGGACCTGATCGCCGACAGCTACGACGCCATCGTCAAGGTCGGGCAGTTGGCCGACTCCTCGCTGCGCGCCACCCGACTGTTCTCCCACCGCCTGCCGGTCGTCGGCGCGCCGGCCTTCTTCGACAAGTACGGACGCCCCGAGCATCCGGAAGATCTGCTGAAGATGCCGCTCATGGTCTACACCCACATTCGGGAAGCCCAGGACTGGCGCTTCTTCCATCCCGTGCACGGCGAGCACCTGGTGCAGGTGCAAGGCGCGATCCGGATGAACAACGGCATGGCGGCCGTGCCGCTTCTGATGGCGGGCCTGGCCGCGACGCTGCAGCCCGAGGTCTACATCTGGAACGAGCTGCGGGACGGACGGCTTGAAGAGGTTCTCAAGGAGTGGACCCTGGTGCCCGTGCCCGTGCACATCCTGACGCCGCCGGGTCGCGCCCGGCCGGCGCGCGTGCGGGTGCTGATGGAATTCCTGCGCGAGCGCTTCGCCCAGCAGCCGTGGGCGCACGGCATCGAGCGCTAGAGTCTAAGGGCGGTCGCGCCCAGGGGCCGCCCTCGTCCTTCGACAAGCTCAGGATGAGGGCTGCTTTCAGCGGCGGGTGAACTCGAATTCCTCATCCTGAGCCTGTCGAAGGACGAGGAATTCGCGCACGGGCGCCACAAGTCTTCTAAGCTCTAGGCGTCTTGGGCGGCCGCCGCCACGGCGGCTTGCGGCGGCACGCGAAAGCTGATGGCCAGGCGGTTATAGGTGTTCATCAGGCCGATCGCGATGGTCAGGTCCGACAGCTCCTTGTCGCTGAATTCCTCGGACGCGGCCTGGAACTCGGCATTCGGCACGGCGGTGTCGGCGACGCGGGTCACGGTCTCGGCCCAGGCCAGGGCGGCGCGTTCGCGGGGCGTGAACACCGAGCCAGCCTCACGCCAGGCCTGGACCAGCACCAGCTTGTCGACCGCGACCCCGTCCTTGAGGATGTCGCGGGTGTGCATGTCGATGCAGTAGGCGCAGCCATTGATCTGCGAGACGCGCAGATAGACCAGGTTGACCAGCGGACCGGGCAAACCCGACTGCAGGATGTAGCCATAGACGCCGCCGAGGGCCTTCACGCCGGCGGGGGCGACGACTTGATAGTCGAGACGTTGGGACATGGGCGTTCTCCAGATCTTGGGGCGGGCGTGACGCCCTGGCGGCGCTGATCCTCGGCGACCCGGGGCCGGAGGATGAGAGCCAGTCGGCCACAGGATTGACGCCGGATGCGCGTGGTCGGAACCGCCCCTCCCCCGCGCGCCGCCCCGCTCGCCAGCCATTCCATCGGTTTTTGAATACTTCCGCTGCTTTTCGACCATTCGAGGGATCGCGCGCGGCGCATGTTCGGGTCACGCTTCCTCAGGAAACCCTCATGTCCAAGCCCCATTCCCACAGCGGCGCGCGCGGCGCCCTGCTCGGCGCCGTCCTGGCCCTGTCCGCCGCGATCGGCGCGGCCGGCGCGCACGAAACCGTCAAGCCGCTGTTCCAGCAGGCCCTGCCCAACGTGCCCGGCAAGACCTTCACCACGGTGATCGTCGACTTCCCGCCCGGCGTGGAAGCCGTGCCCCATCGGCACGGCGACGCCTTCGTCTATGCCTATGTGCTGAGCGGCGTGGTTCGAAGCCAATTGGAGGGCGAACCGGTCAAGACCTATCAGGCCGGCCAGTTCTGGTCCGAACCGCCCGGCGCGCATCACCTGGCGACCGTCAACGCCAGCGCCACGGCGCCGGCTCGCCTGCTGGTCACCTTCGTCGCCGACACCGGCGTGGCGCTGAAGGTGGACGACGCTCCGGCCGCCGCGCACTGAGCGCGTTTCGATTAGGTCGCTTTCGGCAACAGTGAAGCGCCGCCTTGGTCGATTATCGGTGAACGCCGGTCGCCCTATCCCTGTCTCCAGGCAATCACCTTGTTTGGAAACAACGACATGGACGGGTTCAAGACTTCGGCGACCGGCTTTGGCGCTCTCTCGGAAACCACGATGGCGAGCCCGGCGCGCGGCGGGCTCGCGCCCTGGCAGGTGCGGGTGCTGAACGCTCACATCGACGCCAATCTCGATGGCGAGATCCGGGTCGAGGAGCTGGCGGGCCTGGTTCGTCTCAGCGTCAGCCACTTCGGCCGGGCCTTCAAGCAGACCTTCGGCCGCACGCCCCACGCTCACGTCATCGCCGAGCGCGTCGAACGCGCCCAGGGCCTGATGCTGGAGACCACCGAGCCCCTGGCCCAGATCGCCTTCGCCGTCGGCCTGTCCGACCAGAGCCACCTGTCCCGCCTGTTCCGCCAGGCGACCGGCGAAAGCCCCTTCGCCTGGCGCCGCGCCCGCTGGACCCCCGCCGCGGGCGGCGTGACCCTGCAGTGAGCTTTCTTGAACCCTCTCCCCTCTGGGAGAGGGCTCAAGAAAGGGGGACAGAGCTCGGTCTGTCCTTGGCTCATTCGGATCAGAACCCAATACAATCAGCACTCTAAACTTTCTCGACCCAATCTTGTCCTCGGCGCTCAAAACCCCCGCATCCTAGTCCTCGCCCTGTCGCAGGGGAGGACGTCCGGCCGGCGACCTCGACGTGCGGCGGGGGCGGTCGAGCGGGAAGCGTCCGTCGGCCGGTTGCGTGGGGCCCATCGGGTCGGTCGGCGGAACGTGGGGGTCCTGGAAGGGGCCTCGGGCGGTCCGGACCGGACGGCGGGAACACCCTCACGGAGCCGAACGGCGAAACGCGGCAGGCATGGGCTGAAATCGCCCATGCGGTCCGGACGGGGTACGTCGCCCCTCCGCCCGCCGGGGGCCTCCATCGGAGCGGGTTAAAAATCCGCGATCCGAAGGCTCTCGAGCACAGGCCGCGCGGAGCGCCCGTGACGTGTCGAAACGGTACTCTCCAACAACTCTACACCGGGCGCGCCCCGGACGCTCCGCCGCCTCCCCAACCCGCCGGGCCATTCCGGCGGAAGCGCGCCGACGCGCGCCACAATCACCTCTCCACACGCCCGACATCCCGGCGAAGGCCGGGATGTCGGGCGTGTGAGGTGGCTTCGGAGCCCCTCACGTCCTGGCGTAGTACGCCTCGACCAACTTCCGATGCGGCGGCAAGTGCTTGAGCGCTTCACGGGCCGCCTCGGCCACCTTGGCGAAGCTCTGCTGGGCCACCGCGCCCTCGTCATAGCGCCCCTCGACCGGCTTGAAATCGGTGGCCGCGTTCATGCCGTAGAGGATGTACTGGTAGCTGGACGGCAGGAAGGTTTCGAGATCGACCAGGAAGTCGAAGCGCGACACCGGACGATGCTTCCACTGGGCCAGCAGGTCGCGCAGGGCCTCGGGCCAGGTGGCCGGATCGGCGTTGTCGCGCCAGTAGGGCTCGTCGCGCTTGGTCAGGCAGTAGTGCAGCTTGAGGAACGAGACGATCCGCTCGAAGCGGCCGACCATGGCGGCGTTGAAGGTGCGGGCAGCGGCGTCGCGAGCGGTGCGGTCGCGCAGCGGAAAGACCTCGGCGATCATGGTCGCGGCCACCTCGATCAGCATGATGCCGGTCGATTCCAGCGGCTCGAAGAAACCCGCCGACAGGCCCACGGCCACGCAGTTGCCGATCCACTGACGCTCGCGATAGCCGGTCTGGAACTTCAGCAAGCGAGGCGTCAGACCATCGCCGGCCTTGCCGACATAGCCGCGCAGCACCTCCTCGGCCCGGGCCTCGTCGGTGTGGCGGCTGGAGAACACGTAGCCGACGCCCCGGCGGCTATCCAGGCCGATGTCCCAGGTCCAGCCGGCCTCGTGGGCGGTGGACAGAGTGTAGGGATTGATCGGCGCGTCGGGGGTCTCGTAAGGAACCTGGATCGCCAGGGCGCGGTCGTTGAACAGCACGTCGTCGACGCGCTTGAACGGCGCGCCCAAGGCCTCGCCGATCAGCAGGGCGCGGAAGCCCGAGCAGTCGACGAACAGGTCGCCCTCGATGGTCCCCAGCTCGCCGGCCTGGATCGAGGCGATGTCGCCGGTCATGTCGCGGGTGACGCCGTCGACCTTGCCCTTCAGGTGCGTGACGCCAGCCTCGACCGCCACGCCGCGCAGGAAGTCGGCGAAGCGCGCGGCGTCGAAATGGTAGGCATAGTTCATCGGTCCCTGGAAATCGGGGTCCTCCAGGCGCTTGGGCGCCCGCCCCTCGCCGATGATCGCGCCTTGCGTCGTCACCGCGTCGGCGAACGGCAAGGTTGAGCCGCCCTGGTGGTCCAGCAGCCAATAGGGCGACATGTCGCGACCGTTGGGACGCAGGGGCAAATTGAACGGGTGAAAGTATTCGGAAGATTTCCCGTTTTCCGAACGGCGTTCCCAATCCACGAACCGGACGCCCTGCTTGAAGGTCGCCGAGCTCTCGCGCAGGAACCGCGCCTCGCTGACGCCCAGCTCGGCCAGGGTCGAGCGGATGGTCGGAAACGTGCCCTCGCCCACGCCGATCGTGGCGATGTCCGGAGCCTCGATCAGGGTGATCCGGGCGCCGTCCGGGCGATCGGCGCCCAGGCGCTTGGCCAGATAGGCGGCGGTCAGCCACCCGGCCGTGCCGCCGCCGACGATGACGATGCGGTTCCCGGTCATGAGCACGGTCCCTTGGAAGCGTCGCGAGAGTCCGACGAAAGCCCGAGTCGGCCGCGAAATCTCACTCTGGATTTGGGCGAAAAGAAAAAGCCTGGGTGACGGTCAGGAGGGCCGTCACCCAGGAGAGCGCAGGTCTGGGAGGCAATACGCTCTAAAGATAGCGGAGCGACGCCCCGGGGGGAGGTACGCCGCTCCTGAAGCACGGCCCATCCGGGCACGCTTCAAGCCGTGGAAACAGATCTCCCCGCCCGGCGGACCGGGCGGGGAGGAAGGCTTTGGCCTAGAACTTCGTCTTCAGACGGAAGCCCCAGGTCCGCGGCGCTTGATACACCGCGGTCCAGACGGGCGTGTAGTTCGGCACGCCCGCGGCGCCGGCGCCGGTCTTGATGTTCTTGTTCTCGAGGTTCTGGACGAAGGCCTCGACCGACCAGGGCTTTTCCGCTGGTTCGTAACGCAGGGTCACGTCCGTACGGGTGTAGCTCTTCTGTTGGTCCGGGGCGCCCTGGTTGAAGTAGGACAGCCAGCTCTTGCTTTCGAAGTGCGTGGCGATCCGCGGGACGATCCGGCCATTGGCCAGTTCGAAGGTGTGCTCGTAGGCCACCGTGCCCGAGAAGTGCGGGGCGTGGGGCAGTTGGTTGCCCTTCAGCTGAACCGCGTGGGCCGCGTCGTTCGGACCGATGCGGCCGTCGGCCGCCGTCAGTTCGTCCAGCTTGGTGTCCTGGTAGGTCGCCGAGATCTGCAGGCGGTCGACGGCCGTCAGATTCGCCGCCAGTTCAGCCTCGAAGCCGTAGGCTTGAGCACCCTTGGCGTTCGTGGTGATGACCTGCGACTTGTCGACGGTGCCATCCGCCTTGAACGTCGTCAGCACCTGGTTGACCTGGTAGCCCTTGAAGTCCTCGTAGTAGGCCGCGAGGTTCAGGGTCGCCCGACCGTCCAGGAAGCGGATCTTCGAACCGGCTTCGTAGTTGGTGATCGTTTCCGGGTTGGCCAGCAGGCCGCCGTCTTCGATGTTGCCCGACTTGAAGCCGGTGCTGACGCTGGCATAGGCCAGGACGTCATCGGTCACGTCGAAGTCGGCGCGGCCCAGCCAGGTGAACTTGTCCCAGCTGCCCTTCACGTCGTTCTTGCCGATGCTGTAGCCGGGGCCCAGCAGAGCCAGCAGTTGATCGGCGGTGGCGCCGCGATCCTGGCCGAAGATGCCGGCATTGCAGTGCGCGGCGGTGTCGACCAGCAGACAGCTGCTCAGACCGTTGAAGGTGACGTTCCGGCCGCCTTGGTCCTGCTTGGTGTCGTCGGTGTAGCGCAGGCCCGCCGTGACGCGCAGGCGGTCATTGACGTGCCAGACGGCTTGACCGAACGCGGCCTTGGATTCGACCGTGCGCTTGGCCTGGATGAAGCTGCCCGACCAGCTCATCGGACCATCGCGATAGCCGTCACGGCCGTCGATGTCGAAGCGGATCGAGTTGTCTTCGTGGCTGTAGTAACCGCCGACGATCCAGTCGACGGTGTTCTCGCCTTGCGACTTCAGCTGGATTTCGTGGCTCCAGGCGTCGTTGCGCGACCAGACGGTGTTGTTCTCGCCGAAGCCGCCCTGGGTCAGGGAGCCGTTGGGCTGGGTCACGCCCAGGATGCCGCCGTCGGCGTCGCTGTCGGCGTTACCGCCCACGCGTTGCCAGCCGGTGACGTAGGTCAGGCCGACCTTGTCGCTGATGGAATAGTCCATCGTGCTGCGCACGCCGTACGAGAAGCGATCGCTGACGGGCGCGGTGTCGATCAGGGCCGACCACTTCTTCTGGCCGGCGCGCGGATTCTGGGCCAGGGCGATGACCGGGGCGCCGGTGTCCTGGTAGCCCTCGACATTGACGTTCCAGCTGAACTTTTCGTTCGGCTTCCAGAGGGCGCTGAGGCGCGCCGAACGCTGATCCTGAGCGTAGTATTTCTTGCCGTCAGTGACGAAGGCCGAAGGGTTGATGCCCGCGATGGTCGGCGGACGCTGGAAGTCGACATAGCCGTCGTGACGCTCGGTGATCGCCGCCAGACGCAGGGCGAAGGTGTCCGAGACCGGCAGGTTGACCGCGAAGCGGGCGCCGAGACGGTTGTACGAACCGGCCACGACCTCGGCGTTGCCGTAGTAGTCGCCCAGGGTCGGCTTGGCGGTGCGGATGCTGACAGCGCCGACCGTGGCGTTACGGCCAAACAGCGTGCCCTGCGGACCGCGCGCCACTTCGACAGCGTCCACGTCATACATCAGCACGGCCGCGCCTTGGGCGCGCGGCGAGTAGATGCCGTCGACATAGATGGCGACTTCCGGGTCGGCCACTTCGGTATAGGCGGTGTCGTTGCCGATGCCGCGCATGGTGATCAGGATCGCGCCCTGGTCGCCTTGCTGGTTGATGGCCATCGACGGCACGAACTTGGCCAGATCGGTGACGTCCTTGACCTGATTACGGTCGAGCTGGCTTTGGCCGAAGGCGCTGATGGCGATCGGGGTGTCTTGCAGATTGGTCTCGCGCTTGGTGGCGGTGACCGTGATTTCTTCGAGTTGGGTGCTGTCGGCGGCGGCCGGAGCCGTTTGAGCCTGGACAGCGGTTGCGGCGATCATGGCCGCCACGGCCGACGAACCAGCCAATAGGGTTCTGCGGAGCTTCATTCTTCATCCCTCCCTGCGGCGCGATCCTTTGTGGTCGCGACTTGCGTCTTGTGAATAGCTACAGTACGACAACGTTGTCAATCAGCTATGTATTTACGCCTTAGTTCACGATCGTTTTCAATGTGTCGTGAATAGTTGAAGATAGTCGCCGATCCGGAAGGTTTGGCAAAGAACTCCGCGCGTATAGCCTAAGAAATAAGTGGGAGGAAAAAGAATGAAGCGACAGCAAATGCGGGGCCTGGTGATGGCCCTGATGCTGACCACGGCGCTGCCGACGGCCGCCGCTCATGCCCAGGCTGCGACCGCGAGCGCGTCGAAACCTTGGATGAACGCCAAGCTGACCGCCGATCAGCGCGCCGACCTGATCGTTGCCCAAATGACGCAGGACGAGAAATTGACCCTGGTGTTCGGCTATTTTGGTTCGAACCAGGAGAAACCAAAGTTCACGCCACACGCCGAGGCCCGCATGGGCTCGGCCGGCTACATCCCCGGAATCGCGCGCCTGGGCGTGCCGCCGCAGTGGGAAACCGACGCCGGCGTCGGCGTCGCCACCCAGCGCGAATCGAGCGACCCGTATCTGGAACGCACCTCCCTGCCCTCGGGCATCGCCACCGCCGCGACCTGGAACCCCGAACTGGCCTTCAAGGGCGGCGCGATGATTGGTTCGGAGGCTCGCTCCTCGGGCTTCAACGTCCAGCTGGCCGGCGGGATCAACCTGGCCCGCGAGCCGCGTAACGGCCGCAACTTCGAATATGGCGGCGAGGATCCGCTGCTGGCCGGGACCATCGTCGGGGCCCAGATCCGCGGCATCCAGTCCAACAACATCATCTCGACCATCAAGCACTGGGCGCTGAACGGCCAGGAGACCGGCCGCATGACGGTCAGCTCCAACATCGGCGACCAGGCCGCCCGCCAGTCCGACTTCCTGGCCTTCGAGTTCGCGATCGAGAACGCCAGCCCCGGCTCGGTGATGTGCGCCTACAACCGC
The window above is part of the Caulobacter soli genome. Proteins encoded here:
- the araD1 gene encoding AraD1 family protein; this translates as MVLRFVQLKEQDGARMLAAVNDAGLARRVEVADTLLALANAALASDATLAEAAQATPLGVEIDIPAALAEGRVLAPIDHPDPAHLILTGTGLTHLGSAEGRDKMHKAAQAGESLTDSMRMFLMGVEGGKPAAGAVGAQPEWFYKGDGSHVVGPGAPLASPAFAQDGGEEPEIAGVYLIGPDGTPYRLGFCLANEFSDHVIERGNYLWLAHSKLRQAALGPELLTGELPADVRGASRILRGGQVVWEKPFLSGEANMSHTIANLEHHHFKYDLFRKPGDVHVHFFGTATLSFSDGFQTKVGDVFEIGAAPFLYPARNALAQAPDKPVAVRSL
- a CDS encoding aldose epimerase family protein translates to MALPTSVWAADYARAPFGKTPDGVAVEAVTLTNAKGVSATVITYGATLQSLIAPGRDGTKADIALGFKDAQAYAKNASYFGASVGRFANRIGKGRFTLDGKTYQLALNNNGVAALHGGAKGFDKRVWAITDIKRGPVASVTFTHVSPDGEEGYPGTLTATATYALDEQNNLTIRYGATTDKPTIVNLTNHALFNLAGEGSPDGAMGNVLTLAADGYTPVDAELIPTGEVTPVTGTPFDFRTPHVVGERVRDARDPQIVVGRGYDHNMVLTGKAGGAPRLAARLADPKSGRVLEILSDQPGIQLYTGNFIDGTLVGKSGRIYRQGDGVALEPQHFPDAPNKPAFAPVRLDPGQSYSNTMVFRLTTDGKRD
- a CDS encoding Ohr family peroxiredoxin produces the protein MQVLYSTQATALGGRAGWAASVDGALKVRLARPRALGGAGDAGATPEHLFAAGYAASFLEALRAAAAETDAVIVEDANVTVTVGVGRPEGEDGLALDVSLSLDLPDLDRETAQALSSRAHALCPYSRLLRERLEPRTAIT
- a CDS encoding LysR family transcriptional regulator codes for the protein MPHLPDFEAWAIFAKVAEKGSFSLAAEELGLAKTTVSKAVTRLEERMRTTLLHRTTRKLSLTESGRSSLERALRILNDGEAIEAEILEEAAIPRGLVRLASTAAFGVQTLAPLLPEFLKRYPEVELDFHISDDKLDLIADSYDAIVKVGQLADSSLRATRLFSHRLPVVGAPAFFDKYGRPEHPEDLLKMPLMVYTHIREAQDWRFFHPVHGEHLVQVQGAIRMNNGMAAVPLLMAGLAATLQPEVYIWNELRDGRLEEVLKEWTLVPVPVHILTPPGRARPARVRVLMEFLRERFAQQPWAHGIER
- a CDS encoding carboxymuconolactone decarboxylase family protein, yielding MSQRLDYQVVAPAGVKALGGVYGYILQSGLPGPLVNLVYLRVSQINGCAYCIDMHTRDILKDGVAVDKLVLVQAWREAGSVFTPRERAALAWAETVTRVADTAVPNAEFQAASEEFSDKELSDLTIAIGLMNTYNRLAISFRVPPQAAVAAAAQDA
- a CDS encoding cupin domain-containing protein; translation: MSKPHSHSGARGALLGAVLALSAAIGAAGAHETVKPLFQQALPNVPGKTFTTVIVDFPPGVEAVPHRHGDAFVYAYVLSGVVRSQLEGEPVKTYQAGQFWSEPPGAHHLATVNASATAPARLLVTFVADTGVALKVDDAPAAAH
- a CDS encoding helix-turn-helix domain-containing protein, which codes for MDGFKTSATGFGALSETTMASPARGGLAPWQVRVLNAHIDANLDGEIRVEELAGLVRLSVSHFGRAFKQTFGRTPHAHVIAERVERAQGLMLETTEPLAQIAFAVGLSDQSHLSRLFRQATGESPFAWRRARWTPAAGGVTLQ
- a CDS encoding tryptophan halogenase family protein, translating into MTGNRIVIVGGGTAGWLTAAYLAKRLGADRPDGARITLIEAPDIATIGVGEGTFPTIRSTLAELGVSEARFLRESSATFKQGVRFVDWERRSENGKSSEYFHPFNLPLRPNGRDMSPYWLLDHQGGSTLPFADAVTTQGAIIGEGRAPKRLEDPDFQGPMNYAYHFDAARFADFLRGVAVEAGVTHLKGKVDGVTRDMTGDIASIQAGELGTIEGDLFVDCSGFRALLIGEALGAPFKRVDDVLFNDRALAIQVPYETPDAPINPYTLSTAHEAGWTWDIGLDSRRGVGYVFSSRHTDEARAEEVLRGYVGKAGDGLTPRLLKFQTGYRERQWIGNCVAVGLSAGFFEPLESTGIMLIEVAATMIAEVFPLRDRTARDAAARTFNAAMVGRFERIVSFLKLHYCLTKRDEPYWRDNADPATWPEALRDLLAQWKHRPVSRFDFLVDLETFLPSSYQYILYGMNAATDFKPVEGRYDEGAVAQQSFAKVAEAAREALKHLPPHRKLVEAYYART
- a CDS encoding TonB-dependent receptor — protein: MKLRRTLLAGSSAVAAMIAATAVQAQTAPAAADSTQLEEITVTATKRETNLQDTPIAISAFGQSQLDRNQVKDVTDLAKFVPSMAINQQGDQGAILITMRGIGNDTAYTEVADPEVAIYVDGIYSPRAQGAAVLMYDVDAVEVARGPQGTLFGRNATVGAVSIRTAKPTLGDYYGNAEVVAGSYNRLGARFAVNLPVSDTFALRLAAITERHDGYVDFQRPPTIAGINPSAFVTDGKKYYAQDQRSARLSALWKPNEKFSWNVNVEGYQDTGAPVIALAQNPRAGQKKWSALIDTAPVSDRFSYGVRSTMDYSISDKVGLTYVTGWQRVGGNADSDADGGILGVTQPNGSLTQGGFGENNTVWSRNDAWSHEIQLKSQGENTVDWIVGGYYSHEDNSIRFDIDGRDGYRDGPMSWSGSFIQAKRTVESKAAFGQAVWHVNDRLRVTAGLRYTDDTKQDQGGRNVTFNGLSSCLLVDTAAHCNAGIFGQDRGATADQLLALLGPGYSIGKNDVKGSWDKFTWLGRADFDVTDDVLAYASVSTGFKSGNIEDGGLLANPETITNYEAGSKIRFLDGRATLNLAAYYEDFKGYQVNQVLTTFKADGTVDKSQVITTNAKGAQAYGFEAELAANLTAVDRLQISATYQDTKLDELTAADGRIGPNDAAHAVQLKGNQLPHAPHFSGTVAYEHTFELANGRIVPRIATHFESKSWLSYFNQGAPDQQKSYTRTDVTLRYEPAEKPWSVEAFVQNLENKNIKTGAGAAGVPNYTPVWTAVYQAPRTWGFRLKTKF